Genomic DNA from Lactuca sativa cultivar Salinas chromosome 8, Lsat_Salinas_v11, whole genome shotgun sequence:
TCCACCATTATATCACCAACAAGCACCACCACCACAACAACCACCTCCTCAGCCGCATGCCACTGGTGTTCCAGCTCAATACGTAACTCCTCCTCCCCTTAACGTCAACTGGTCCAGCAGCCTTTGTGCCTGCTGCTCCGATGTCCCCAACTGTAAGTCCATGGCTAATcaccttctttttcttctcttttaCAAGATAGAACGAAATATAAATCTAGTTTCTGAACCACAGGTTGCTTAACATGTTTGTGTCCTTGCATTACCTTCGGACAAATAGCTGAGATCATTGACAAAGGGAACACCTGTAAGTAACTTATTATACTAAATGTATTGGTACCATGTTGTCAAAAATGGGTTTTTGCCGATGGTGTATAAGTGTTCATTGTTTTAGATATTTGAGATAAACATATTAGCCAATGTGTTATACAGCTTGCGGAGAACATGGGGCCCTCTATGCCCTAATCCACGCTCTCACATGCTGTGGATGCATGTATTCTTGTACTTATCGGACTAAGATGAGGAGTCAACACGGGTTGCGTGAAAATCCATGTCCTGATTGCCTTGTTCATTTTTTCTGTGAACCATGTGCCTTGTGTCAAGAGTATCGTGAACTTAAGCATCGTGGATTTGACATATCTATTGGTAAACCGATCTCACTTAAGTAACATGTGATATGTTTACAATATACTAttgtattattatatattatagtTTGGTTTTGAGGTTTATTTGAAATCCAGGATGGGAAGGTAACATGGAGAGACAGAATGATGTACATATGCCACCGGTGGCTCCTGGAGGAATGTATCGTTAAAACCATACACATAGCTCATTGCGAGAAattgaatttttaaagatgtacGTATAAATTATCTCATAAAGTACCTTTGTATTATTTGTGTATTGGTATATTGAATTTGTGCTAAGCTGTAGTATATTTGTGCTTGAGTGGGCGTTGTAAGCAAATTTTATTATACCATTATTTTGTGCTTGCCACCATTTCTGATGTCACTAGCCAAGTCCATAATTTAGAACTTCTACTCTTGTTATTGAAGGCAATCTCATTGCGATAATGCCACACGATACAAGCTAGAGCAAAGAGCACAACCTCGACACACCTTTAGGGACGGTTTTAATGCGTTTCGGTGTGGCACTGGCAACCCCTAACTTTTCTGATCGTAGTGGAAAACTTTttgatttttcgatttttttacttatttttcaTGTATCGGCAACACATGCTATGTATTCCTGCGTCCGTTCCTACACACCTTTGAAGTTTGTGATTAGCTCTCGAACCTTCATATCAATAGATCCTATGGTGACTGGGATATGCCTCCACCAAAGAGAAACGTCAACTTTAATCTCTTTtacaaaaatacaatccaaaatAAGATGAAACTCAGTTTCACTGCAACTGTGACATGACAGAATGGGCAAAGAGAAGTAATCAAATTGAAACCAATTCTACTAAGATTATACCGTGTCAGAAGTTTACCAAGTCTGGCTTTACAAACAAGAATGGTAGCTTTACCCGGAACTATTGAATTCCAAGTCGCTTCAATAGGATTACGGTCCAAAATAACCCAATAATTAGTTTATCGCATAGATGACACCGTGTAATTAACAAACATCATCAGTCCTGCCCAAATCCGTTTGGTGTTGTGTAGTGGTGttcaaaaccggatatccgaaatttcgtaTCCAAATCTATATCCGAAATTCCGAATATCCAAATTTTCAAACACGGAGTCGGATATCAAAACAGATATccgaaaattctaaaattttgtaATTACTAAATATTAAGTTTTATATCAATATTAATCTCTTACATTTAAGTGTCCACACCACACGTAAAGTTTTAAAGTGTTGGTTTTCGGTTAACAAAAGTCATTAACTTTTATTTTGTACTCGAAAAAAAAGGTGTTGCTTTGTGTCTTCAATCATATATATTATCAACGTATAGTCATATTTGTATGtaatattatatgataatattaACTTGTGAATATTACTCCAAATTAAAGTAAAACAAATATATGAATGCTTTGGTTCTTCATATTCCCGTGACTAGCTATGCATCACTACAAAGACAAATGTATTGATGAAGGGGCTTTTATGGatatttttagttattaatagTGATATTATAAGATATGagtcttttaaaataaaaagtaaagataaaatcaaaatcatatttttaggatttcggatatccgaaatatctgaattttacaaaactgatATCCGTATCTTTATCTGAAACCCGAATAGccaaatttcggatatccgaaaatccggatatccgaaatttcggataatttatgaaacacccataaaattcatgaacaaTTTAAACTTTCTAAACCAATTAGAAACCATATTTAtttacaacatagttttcaaaatatgTTTAATATCAAATTTTTCTCAaaatcataacacaaaacacgagGAGGTGCATCCTCGTCCAtcgtttcctccatttgattggTTTCTTCTAACTACTCTTGGCTCGAAGTGGTTAACAGTTCggctgtagtttccctcctcagacTATTCTTCATTCAACTTTAAGTTTCATAATAAGTGCAGTGGATTCATCCTTAGTATCATGTAATATTCGTCCCATCTCCTTCCTTTTTCGGTCATCATCGCCATAATCATTTCTTAGGCTCCTTCTATCGTGATTGGTTCAACTACTGACACGACCTTAGGTGCATGCTCAATCACACGAAGCTCAGGTTGTTGGTTTCCATTACCATTTCTAAGTCTGTTGCGTGTTCTTACCATGACATTCTATACACCAAAGTAGACGTTCACTGTATAGTGGTGAGAATTAAGATAGGGAAAgatttatttacgatagacgtataaatctccttatcactctgaaaagttatatgtcagtgctaataccgtaattaaatgtttagaaacctggatacatataatttctAGATCcgatcggcaatagaccataaATCCAACCAAACAATAACATCctaaagcatataaggcatcttataactatagcataaatcatttagcacataaaaccaATTTacgcatcattcctaaaataagctagtgctcgtgtctatttaggcatatttcctaaatataACACACTAATTCtatttcgcttaaactaatgattaaataccaattgtaacatccccaatttcacggtcagaaaagtcTAATTTGTATATGCTTATTCAAAACCAAAGTATCCTTTTTGAGGAATAATATTACAGAACTTGTTCCCAAAAACGTGATAATGATactatcaaagcattttcgaagaaatgtattttatttaaattaaaacgttgtgatgtcatcgtcaatacagaaacataagcataacggaATATTACAAGCCTTATAGTAATTAAACTGGTAGCCTAATACTCATCAAATCTCTCAGCTGAATGTACTTTTAAATCGCTATTTGTGATACGATAAACTGAGtgagttaggttgggaaacccggtgagtacgtagggttttcaactcacaatatTATAATCAGTTTGTTGTAATCCGATTATccattcccattattctcactCTGTAATCCTAGATTGATGATCTTAGgggagtttcccccaaaataccaccacacaaaaAAAAAGCATAAACACAAACACTCATgtctggcccaatcagcctcgggctggaataccaggcatgtccacgatgggtccagtcatcctcggtaTGGAATATCCTCGTATCATAAGCATATTGGCCCAATCAACCTCAGGCTGGAATACCAACacgtcgggtccaatcaaccatcgggttggaatacccaaggtttgttggcctacagcctcaaccctaccgctccTCCCGAACCTCCGTGCCTATGGCTTACAGTCGACCTGCACCAAGAATCTTGGCGTACCTCACAAAGCAGGAACGCCTCAACCCATCCACACACAAAATGTCGACATATAAATAATTAGGATCAAGTAGTCACATAATACAGACAAACAACAATCATACAGCTCACTACTACCTACTAATACTCTCATAACATACAGTCCCAATACCAGCTAACCCCCATagaatgcataaccataagtcACCAAAGGTGAGTTAACCACCCGAATAAATGGTCCTACTCTAGAGCAACAACCAAATAGGGAACATGCAAGAGAtcctagaccaagagttctcaggctatcctacatgaccgcCGACAGTCCCTAAGGGCACTCCATAGATGTTAAACAACAAGCATAGATAACATACAGTTCTATAGGTTATTACCACAAAGCAACACACTCAATATTAGGAGACAGATCTAACTGATCATTACAGCATAACAGCATACTCGATACCAGAAcatagatctaacatatcactataaCATAACAGCATACTCAATACCATAACACAGATCTATTAGATTACTACAACATAGCAGCATACTCAATACCAGAACAcatatctaatagatcactacagcataTCCGTATGctaaatatcaacaatccaaCGAATACATGGCcgtatatactcagaggtgagataATCAGCCggacaggtgatcctactctagaaccacaaccaaacaaggaacatgtaagagagctcagatcaagagtcctcagtctatcctacatgactatatacagtccctAGGGCATCTAACTACTAATAGATAACCAAaaatagtgggccgacattggtgccttcgacccacgggtgCAGTGAGGCGAAACCCACCTCAATATGGGCGTAGATAATCACCATAGCAACGAAGAACTCTACCAACTTCAACTCACTTCCAATCACCTATAGAAAGATGCTTGAGTCAATACCCGATCGCAGGTCATAGTCACTTGTACAATGACCTCCTCACATGAAAtggcgattagggtttcacataaaatgataactagggttagtgttccacactaacccccccccccccccccttttaaggacttagtccattaatTCCAATATTATTGCATTAAGTTAGTTGCAaaggtttattaattattattttaagtttaattaatagttttacTCTGGGTCCCGACCaactccaaaattagggtttcttgatgTTAGGGTTTCCTACTCCTAAAATTAGATTATtagttaatattatatatatatatatatatatatatatatatatatatatatatatatatatatatatatatataaatcagacaccacccactgccacctcgggcaATGGTGGTCAGCGGTGGTCCACGGCGGCTggaggcggcaaccaccactTCATGGTGGCGATGGTAGGGTTTCCTTGATTTTTTAGGCCGAGAAACGCTTATACAACATCACACCATCAAAACACACGCATTCACACCATAATACATACACACAACCACCTCTCACGGTGGTTGTTGGCGGCAGAAGATAGTAGCATGGtagcagccaccatggttggctagCATAGTGGTTCTTCGGTGGCGACAAAGAGGTGACGTCTAGAGATGAGGGGGTATAAGGATGGCGGCTGATATATTGATAGGGTTAGGGCTTATATGAATAAGCAGGAGTAGGGTGACGGGTTTTAACCCGTCTAAATTCAAACTTCATATCGTTTTCACACTTCCAGCCCCTCCCTCCTCAATTCTTTTCAATCCAAGTCCATATTTTACACTTTAGCTCTTTCTTCAAAAAATCTATTCATTTTCAATCCAATAACTACCAAATAGCCCTTGCTTCACTAAATtctttacatttcaagtcctattGTTACAATATAGACTCCAAATTCCTGAAATTATAACATTTAATTCCCCGGGATAACACTGATCAGTTATTACGACTTTAgggctaaaataaaataaaatacaaaatacatctcggggttttagggctattatttaatatttaatttatttaattgtatttattattgttattattattattattattattatcatcatcatcatcatcatcatcatcatcattattattattattattattattattattattattattattattattattattatccttatttatttatttacttattttattttatttatttctttttattaaacAGAATACTACAATTTAAGATCGGATTTTCAGGTTTTTCGCATTGGATTTTCGGATGCGGATATTTTTGAACACCTCTAGTGTTGTGTTGGGTGTAAAGGTTGTTAAAGTCTATAATAAAATGACTAATAAAGATGTGAAAAATGCCCAAGTACCCCATGATACACAAGTGCTCTAGTTCTTATGAGAGCTCCGTACGGGCTGTGTAAAGATTAAATCACCATTTTCCATATcgaaccattttaatttctaaaATTCCACAGCCATTTCCCTAACTTAGCAAGGTTGAAGGATCGTAGGCTTCGAATGTACGAACCCCCTTTTTCTATGCAATTTACAGTTTTATTCCAGGCAATTGACGTAtcttttttattgttattatagCCACACCAAAAAAAATTCATGCGTATGCATTCTAGATGATTTATAACAGCTTATAGTGCTTTGATGATGAAGAACAAGTATAATACAAGACTTTCAAGAACAACTTTCGAAAGGATAAGTCTACCACCATATTATAACTTTCTCGCCTTCCAAGTGGATAATCTAGCTTGGAATTTGTCAATGAGAGGTTACCACATGCTAATTTTATACATCTTTCCACCTACCAGAACTCTAAGATAAGTGAAGGGAAATGAACTGACACCCCACCCAAGCCTCCTCGACATACTACTAACTTTCAAATCATTCACCCCCAACCCAATTACGTTGCTTTTGTGAAGGTTAATCTTAATACCATACGCATGGTAGAAGCATCTAGGAAAACGAATAAGCTTTAGTGTGTTCTCTTTAGACCATTCTCCTAAAAATGGCATTTTCCGCGTATTGCATGATACATGCAAGGTTTGTTATTTGGGAGACACATACCTTTATAAATCCCTTTATTAATGGCTTCTATAACGACCTCTTGAAGATCTTCCATGAAAATTATGAAGAGGAAAATAGAAAGCGGATCACCTTATTGGACACCTCTTTCTGCCTAAACGCCTTAGTAGGATTGGCATTAACAAGGATAGAAATTTTTATAAATGTGATACAAGAAACCTTTTCTGGAGTACCATTGTtgccattatcaatgtccatggaaattttGGAGACAGATCCTTTAAACACTTTTGCTAGacttgtgctcttaagcatttatgctttagcaacaatcaacatatgtgtcaggtcaattagggtcacgtcatgGTCCCTCATATATTAGTCTTTAGTAAACTAACTATATAACTCAGGAAGCGAAAGTAGAACCAAGTTAATGGCCAGCtcccttgggaaaatgacacccaacataccaatcatgtcaatatgtgatttcattttcagaacatgcgcacacacagagtttccatcttgatgttgacatgccaacagggcttgagtaaCTTCGTACTTTTCAATTTGAGGAAAGCATGAC
This window encodes:
- the LOC111886711 gene encoding protein PLANT CADMIUM RESISTANCE 3 codes for the protein MYPSLPLEYSLTSPPPSAPPPLYHQQAPPPQQPPPQPHATGVPAQYVTPPPLNVNWSSSLCACCSDVPNCCLTCLCPCITFGQIAEIIDKGNTSCGEHGALYALIHALTCCGCMYSCTYRTKMRSQHGLRENPCPDCLVHFFCEPCALCQEYRELKHRGFDISIGWEGNMERQNDVHMPPVAPGGMYR